The genome window TCGACAGACAGGTTATTGCATATTTCTTAAAACAGCAGTAAAAGTACTCTTTCTCATAAATTGGTGGTAATGTAATAGACTAAAAGGCTGATACATTGGCATGCCAAAATTAATACTACCCTGCACTCAGTTATACATCTGTCTTATGTCACTCAGTGACTCTACTTTCCCCCTTTTGGTGTCGGCTTTGTATACAGAATAGTGTTTTGGAACCTTTCATCATACCAATCAATTTATCAAACTCTACTGATTGCTGATGTCAGTGTACTTAAACTGTTCCCAAACAATCTTTCTATTAACTAGTGGTTAGAGCACACAAGATCTGAATCTTTTGAAATTTAAATCGGTTCTTGGCCcaaagaccgatgacctcactgtttggtctcttcccccaaacaacccaacccatcttgGCCCCACTTTAACTCTGAGTTCAGAGTCATCTTGGATGTGCCTGTAATATTGACTTGTGTCCACAAATGGGATGCAACTTTTCTAGTCTCAGTAACTTACTTGCAGATCTTCCAGAAGAATTGCCTTTTTTTCATGCACCATCTGTAAAAGAAGTGAGAATTTAATATTCGTTGAAATGAAAAATTCCTCTACACACATGTTCTTTGTACAGTTTTAATcactctgtgtttgtgtgtgtgtgtcagacagaGAGGGGGGGATCACCTTATTTGTCTCAGGTTAGATAATGTCAATGTAATAACATATATCCCTTTTTCGTTGTTGCAGGTGAGAATGCTTGCAATCACCAGCTGACTCCTGTGAGACAAAACAGGCACCATACAGCCACTATGGGGATTGTGCTGGGTCGTTTCCGCAAGAAGCGGACAACGATTGAAGTTTTGGAGGATCTGGACAGGCGtatcaaggaaatggaaaagcgACGTGCCAGTACAGAGCAGACACATCGCGTCGTTATCGGTCGTCTGGTGCTGTATTCCGTTGGCACCTATATTATTGCAGCATTAGtgttctatttctttttcttcccAGCTTCTCTCAGTGAACAAATCTTCTATATAACACCACTGCTTGTCTTCCCATTGATTGTGATACTTCTGAGACGCGGAATCGTGTGGTATTTCAAGCGACAAATAACGAACAGTGAGACAAAGTTGGCACAAATGGAAAAACAGAAGCAAGATATCCTTGAAGAAGTGATGGACAAAGAAACTTATAAGACTGCCAAACAGATCTTAGAGAGATTTGCACCAAAAAAGGAACTAGCTGTGGTGTCACCACTGCCTGCAAAGACATCAGCCTCCAACCAGAAGGTTGATAGTATCTCCCCATCTTCATCAGCACCAGATCTCAGACGCCGTCCTctggggcagcagcagcagcaacaacaacaacaacaacaacaacaaccacgagAACATTTCCAGCCACCAAAGACATCTCTTGTTCCTAGGGGTCGCTCTCCCACTCTTCTGCAGTCAGCACCTATATTCCCTGCACCA of Schistocerca serialis cubense isolate TAMUIC-IGC-003099 chromosome 2, iqSchSeri2.2, whole genome shotgun sequence contains these proteins:
- the LOC126457815 gene encoding endoplasmic reticulum junction formation protein lunapark-A, yielding MGIVLGRFRKKRTTIEVLEDLDRRIKEMEKRRASTEQTHRVVIGRLVLYSVGTYIIAALVFYFFFFPASLSEQIFYITPLLVFPLIVILLRRGIVWYFKRQITNSETKLAQMEKQKQDILEEVMDKETYKTAKQILERFAPKKELAVVSPLPAKTSASNQKVDSISPSSSAPDLRRRPLGQQQQQQQQQQQQQPREHFQPPKTSLVPRGRSPTLLQSAPIFPAPMGGRYPGGYTGQSRLAPGPPLPRPIAPRERSVVDRLVDFLIADGPSNRYALICQQCQSHNGLALKEEFEFVAFRCCYCYAMNPARKVRLSPPRIDGIDRPSAAPGTLPSLPPPHTVDSSEGPTDSESERLSRSDSSSEDEEDKKQLSPSSSTLPVEESVVHGDQHDSGDKENVKSKLQESDSAPPLPAEDGEKQPPSEEAHKIEELSAAE